The DNA segment CCTGTTCCGATGGGCTTTATGAAGTTTCCGTCTTTGTCGTATGAGTCCTGGCTTACGATTGCTGTATCAGGGTAGTGGAGGACACCCGGGACAAGCGGGTTTAACTCGGTTGTATATATTCTGACAGTGTAGTTGTCCACAGCTTCGGAGTGGTCGTATGACATGAGCATTGCAGTGCTTGGTGAGAGCCTTATTGTATCGTCAAGCGATGCTACGACATCTTCCGCTCTCATCTCCTTACCGTTATGGAATTTGACGCCTTTTTTTAGTTTGAATTCCCATACTGTGTCGTTTATCTGCTCCCAGCTTTCGGCAAGGTTTGGTACAAGCTCGAAATTGTCGTTAGCACCGACGAGGGTCTCTGTTACAATCGCTTTTTCCGTAACGAAGGTCCCGCCGTCATGCCCGTCACCCGGGTTTATCGATGAAACCGTCCAGAGGTCTCCTACTCTTAGGACTTTTTCATCTGAACTGTTGTTTGTCTGTGTTGTTGAAGTGCATCCTGAAATGAAAAGACATGCAATCAGGATGGCAGTAACCAGAATCAGACAGGAATACTTTGTATTTTTTCTCATAAAATCACCTACGGCATACCAGATTATTAAAAAATACGCTCTAATTAAGAAATATTTTAAAATTGGTATGTTTGTCAGTTATATGATATGACACCTGTTAATAATAAAGTATTACGTTTTTAATTTTTTAGTTTAATTCTCCAAATCCAAAGTGTAATTATTCCTATAATAATTGCTCTGGTTATTGCCGTGTACTTCCCGGGACAGTATTTGGATGTGGACCTTCAGGAAACCGGATATGTTCTTTTGAAAAAGGAAAGTTTGCCGGATATGATGATTCCAAAGCTTTTTGTGATACCGGATCTGAGAATGAAATCAGAAAAGCACTACAGGGGATTTATGCAGCAATTTTCAAAGAAGAGAACGCAGTGGTTTGAAGAAAAATGAAATTGTGAGATTATAACAAATCAAAAGCAATATATACCACATTTATAATGAGATTATTATGCCCATTGAGGTTGGTCTTTGGAACATCACAACAAATACTGTGAATAAAATTGAATACTCATCAATTGATTCGGAAAAGAGACTTGAAGATATTATTTGTAATAATATCTCAATACTTGATGACGATTTGCTTATAATTGGAAGACAAACTCCAACAATTTACGGAAAATATATTGACTTACTGGGAATTAATTCAGAAGGGAAACTCACAATTATTGAATTAAAAAAGAACAAAACTCCCAGGGAAGTCATTGCTCAGGTTCTTGATTATGCTTCCTGGATCAAAGATCTTTCTTATACCGAAGTGAAAAATATCTGTAAAAATTATCACAATGAGGAATTTGAGTCACTTTTTGCCGAAAAATTTGGGGAATCTCCTCCTGAAAAGATTAATCAGGAACATAATATGGTAATTGTATGCTCCGAACTTGACAATGAAACAGAAAGAATTCTCAACTACCTCTCAGGCAATTATAATGTTCCAATAAATGCTGTATTTTTTAGATTTTTTTCTGATAATAAATCTGATTACCTTTCAAGAAGCTGGCTTATTGATCCTATTGAAGCAGAAGAAAGAACCAGTAAATCAGGAGCGCAAAGTAAAGGAGAGCCTTGGAATGGCCGGGATTTTGTTGTAAACATCGATGAATGTGATGGAGTCTCAACATGGGAAGATACAAAAAAATATGGATTTGTTTCGGCCGGAGGCGGTATCTGGTATAGTAAAACTATGAAAAATCTTTTCCCTGGCGCCAGAATATTTGCGATGATTCCAAAAAAAGGCTATCTGGGAGTTGCAAAAGTATTGGAAGAAAGTGTTCCAATTAAAGATTTCCTTGTTAGAAAAGGTAATAAAGAAGTACCTATTTTAGAAGTCCCATTAAAATGCGAAAATATAAAAAATAATTGGGATAATCCTGATTCTTGTGAATATCTCGTCCGCGTGGAATGGTTGAAAATATTGCCTGATGATCAACCATACTGGGTGAAGGGATTGTCGGCGAATCAAAATAGTGCTTTTAAATTAAGAAATAAATTTACACTCGATAAATTAACAGAACATTTCCAATTAGATGATTGATTAGTATAAACTACAACTCCCTTTTAAATTAGTGATAAATGACATAGGATGCTTATTTTTATTTAGATGTTGTAGAGGTTACTTAGATTTTTTAAAAAAGCTCTAAACCTTGTGTAACAGTGCTGATATGGGGATTCGAACCCCAGTCGCCGGCGTGAAAGGCCGGCATGATTGGCCCCTACACTATATCAGCAGGTGAATCATCGTTAACTC comes from the Methanomicrobium sp. W14 genome and includes:
- a CDS encoding endonuclease NucS domain-containing protein produces the protein MPIEVGLWNITTNTVNKIEYSSIDSEKRLEDIICNNISILDDDLLIIGRQTPTIYGKYIDLLGINSEGKLTIIELKKNKTPREVIAQVLDYASWIKDLSYTEVKNICKNYHNEEFESLFAEKFGESPPEKINQEHNMVIVCSELDNETERILNYLSGNYNVPINAVFFRFFSDNKSDYLSRSWLIDPIEAEERTSKSGAQSKGEPWNGRDFVVNIDECDGVSTWEDTKKYGFVSAGGGIWYSKTMKNLFPGARIFAMIPKKGYLGVAKVLEESVPIKDFLVRKGNKEVPILEVPLKCENIKNNWDNPDSCEYLVRVEWLKILPDDQPYWVKGLSANQNSAFKLRNKFTLDKLTEHFQLDD